One window of the Amycolatopsis mediterranei genome contains the following:
- a CDS encoding YggT family protein, whose product MWLVVWYVLFAFWLLLTARIVVELVRTFAREWHPAGGVAVTLETIYTVTDPPVRLFRRIIPMVRIGGVGLDLSIMVLLLVVFFAMQLATPS is encoded by the coding sequence GTGTGGCTGGTCGTCTGGTACGTGCTGTTCGCCTTCTGGCTGCTGCTGACGGCGCGGATCGTGGTCGAACTCGTCCGGACCTTCGCGCGTGAGTGGCATCCGGCCGGAGGGGTTGCGGTCACGCTCGAGACCATCTACACAGTGACGGACCCGCCGGTTCGTCTGTTCAGGCGAATCATTCCGATGGTTCGAATCGGCGGCGTCGGACTGGACTTGTCGATTATGGTGCTGCTGTTGGTTGTGTTCTTCGCGATGCAACTGGCGACTCCAAGTTGA
- a CDS encoding MFS transporter has protein sequence MLLFTMCAGMFLVQLDVTVVNVALPAIGTGLHAGLATQQWVVDGYAVTLAAFLLTGGALGDVFGHRRVVLAGFALFGTASAACGLAGSAPWLVAARAGQGLGAALLLPGTLAVITTAYPGRAERARALGLWTGVSALALAAGPVLGGAVVTAAGWRPVFWLNVPVVLAAVFATRRLVPRGERRSGRRIDVAGVATAVPALGAGVYAVIDRNIVAGIVAAGALAAFAVVECRGADPMLPPDVVRRTSSPNFVAAAMNFTGIGAILVLTLYLQGVRHAGPLEAGLEVLPLFGPLSLLAPVAGRLTGRFGPRPLMVAGLALGALGMLNLLLLNENSGYPALLPTLLGLGIGMSLLTTAVVTAAVGGIPPERAGVAGGVNNTARQAGGALGVAVLGAVAGEPGGQFLAGLHAAGLIAGVLWLVAIGVTLAGVRAPRDNPVARAG, from the coding sequence ATGCTCCTGTTCACCATGTGCGCCGGGATGTTCCTCGTCCAGCTGGACGTCACGGTCGTCAACGTCGCCCTGCCCGCCATCGGCACCGGCCTGCACGCCGGCCTCGCGACGCAGCAGTGGGTGGTGGACGGCTACGCCGTCACCCTGGCCGCCTTCCTGCTCACCGGCGGCGCCCTCGGCGACGTCTTCGGCCACCGCCGGGTGGTCCTCGCGGGCTTCGCGCTGTTCGGCACGGCGTCGGCCGCGTGCGGGCTCGCCGGCTCGGCGCCGTGGCTCGTCGCCGCCCGCGCCGGCCAGGGCCTTGGCGCGGCGTTGCTGCTGCCCGGGACGCTCGCCGTGATCACGACGGCCTACCCGGGACGCGCCGAGCGCGCGCGGGCCCTCGGCCTCTGGACCGGCGTGTCGGCGCTGGCCCTGGCGGCGGGCCCGGTGCTGGGCGGCGCGGTCGTGACGGCGGCGGGCTGGCGGCCGGTGTTCTGGCTCAACGTCCCCGTCGTGCTGGCGGCCGTCTTCGCGACGCGGCGGCTCGTCCCGCGCGGCGAGCGCCGGAGCGGACGGCGGATCGACGTCGCCGGCGTCGCCACCGCGGTGCCCGCCCTCGGCGCCGGGGTGTACGCGGTCATCGACCGGAACATCGTGGCCGGGATCGTGGCGGCCGGGGCCCTCGCGGCGTTCGCGGTCGTGGAATGCCGGGGCGCGGATCCCATGCTGCCCCCGGACGTCGTCCGCCGGACGTCGAGCCCGAACTTCGTCGCGGCGGCGATGAACTTCACCGGCATCGGCGCGATCCTCGTCCTGACGCTGTACCTGCAGGGGGTCCGGCACGCGGGACCGCTCGAAGCCGGGCTCGAGGTGCTGCCGCTGTTCGGCCCGCTCTCGCTGCTGGCCCCGGTCGCGGGCCGGCTGACCGGCCGCTTCGGGCCGCGGCCGCTCATGGTCGCCGGCCTCGCGCTCGGCGCGCTCGGCATGCTGAACCTGCTGCTGCTGAACGAAAACAGCGGGTACCCGGCCCTCCTGCCGACGCTGCTCGGCCTCGGGATCGGGATGAGCCTGCTGACGACGGCGGTGGTGACGGCCGCGGTCGGTGGCATCCCGCCGGAGCGCGCGGGCGTGGCCGGCGGGGTCAACAACACCGCCCGCCAGGCCGGCGGCGCGCTCGGGGTGGCGGTGCTCGGCGCGGTCGCGGGCGAGCCGGGCGGGCAGTTCCTCGCCGGGCTCCACGCGGCCGGCCTGATCGCCGGGGTGTTGTGGCTGGTCGCGATCGGCGTCACGCTCGCCGGGGTACGTGCCCCTCGTGACAACCCGGTTGCGCGGGCCGGTTAA
- the ftsZ gene encoding cell division protein FtsZ yields MTPPHNYLAVIKVVGIGGGGVNAVNRMIEVGLKGVEFIAVNTDAQALLMSDADVKLDIGRELTRGLGAGAAPEVGQKAAEDHREEIEEVIKGADMVFVTAGEGGGTGTGGAPVVAQIARKLGALTIGVVTRPFTFEGKRRGKQAEDGIQSLRNECDTLIVIPNDRLLQLGDIGVSLMDAFRSADEVLLSGVQGITDLITTPGLINLDFADVKSVMSGAGSALMGIGSARGEGRAIQAAEKAINSPLLEASMDGAHGALLSIAGGSDLGLFEINEAASLVQESAHPDANIIFGTIIDDSLGDEVRVTVIAAGFDAGAPTHKKLDPSTFGSGSRGSSTASASAGQVSNSQSPPSGATPVPSAGSSGYPVAPPRSHSPLPSAGGNQPSGGLPQPGGGSRGYSPLGSNATQGSLPGRAMPVHDDPSDDEVDVPPFMRR; encoded by the coding sequence ATGACGCCCCCGCACAACTACCTTGCGGTGATCAAGGTGGTCGGCATCGGCGGTGGCGGCGTGAACGCCGTGAACCGCATGATCGAGGTCGGCCTCAAGGGTGTCGAGTTCATCGCGGTGAACACCGACGCCCAGGCACTGCTCATGTCCGACGCCGACGTCAAGCTGGACATCGGCCGCGAACTGACCCGCGGCCTCGGCGCGGGCGCCGCCCCCGAGGTCGGCCAGAAGGCCGCCGAAGACCACCGTGAAGAGATCGAAGAGGTCATCAAGGGCGCCGACATGGTGTTCGTGACGGCCGGTGAAGGCGGCGGCACGGGCACCGGTGGCGCACCGGTCGTGGCGCAGATCGCCCGCAAGCTGGGCGCGCTGACCATCGGCGTCGTGACCCGCCCGTTCACCTTCGAGGGCAAGCGGCGCGGCAAGCAGGCCGAAGACGGCATCCAGTCGCTGCGCAACGAGTGCGACACCCTCATCGTGATCCCGAACGACCGGCTGCTGCAGCTCGGCGACATCGGCGTCTCGCTGATGGACGCGTTCCGCTCCGCGGACGAGGTGCTGCTCTCCGGTGTCCAGGGCATCACCGACCTGATCACCACGCCGGGCCTGATCAACCTCGACTTCGCCGACGTCAAGAGCGTCATGTCCGGCGCGGGCTCCGCGCTGATGGGCATCGGCTCGGCGCGCGGCGAGGGCCGGGCCATCCAGGCCGCGGAGAAGGCGATCAACTCGCCGCTGCTGGAGGCGTCGATGGACGGCGCCCACGGTGCGCTGCTGTCCATCGCGGGCGGCTCCGACCTGGGCCTGTTCGAGATCAACGAGGCCGCGTCGCTGGTCCAGGAGTCCGCGCACCCGGACGCGAACATCATCTTCGGCACGATCATCGACGACTCCCTCGGCGACGAGGTCCGCGTCACGGTGATCGCGGCCGGGTTCGACGCCGGCGCGCCGACGCACAAGAAGCTGGACCCGTCGACGTTCGGTTCCGGCTCGCGCGGGTCGTCCACCGCGTCGGCTTCGGCCGGCCAGGTCTCGAACTCGCAGTCGCCGCCGTCGGGCGCCACCCCGGTGCCGTCCGCGGGCAGCTCCGGCTACCCGGTGGCGCCGCCGCGGTCGCACTCGCCGCTGCCGTCGGCCGGCGGCAACCAGCCCTCGGGCGGGCTCCCGCAGCCCGGCGGCGGTTCGCGCGGCTACTCGCCGCTCGGCTCCAACGCGACCCAGGGCAGCCTGCCCGGGCGCGCGATGCCGGTGCACGACGACCCGTCGGACGACGAGGTCGACGTCCCGCCGTTCATGCGGCGCTAG
- a CDS encoding cell division protein SepF: MSALQKLKAYFGMVPADDDGYDVEDDYRRGYADDDYDSYEEPAPRPSRSRYRDVDDTYDEPVSRSRSRSVPSSEPAVHGALAMDRQPEPVARLRPVTEPVVRQPVRDPLSRITTLHPTSYAEARAIGEHYREGIPVIMNLTEMENADAKRLVDFAAGLAFALRGSMDKVTNKVFLLSPPDVDVTAEDRRRIAEGGLFLRG; this comes from the coding sequence ATGAGCGCGCTGCAGAAGCTGAAGGCCTACTTCGGGATGGTGCCCGCTGACGATGACGGCTACGACGTCGAAGACGATTACCGGCGCGGTTACGCGGACGACGACTACGACTCCTACGAGGAGCCGGCGCCGCGGCCGTCCCGCTCACGGTACCGCGACGTCGATGACACGTACGACGAGCCTGTCAGCCGCAGCCGGTCACGCTCCGTGCCCAGCTCCGAGCCCGCTGTCCACGGCGCGCTCGCCATGGACCGGCAGCCGGAACCCGTCGCCCGGCTGCGACCGGTCACCGAGCCGGTCGTGCGCCAGCCGGTGCGTGACCCGTTGAGCCGCATCACCACGCTGCACCCGACCAGCTACGCGGAGGCGCGGGCGATCGGGGAGCACTACCGCGAGGGCATCCCGGTGATCATGAACCTCACCGAGATGGAGAACGCGGACGCGAAGCGGCTCGTCGACTTCGCGGCCGGGCTGGCGTTCGCGCTCAGGGGGTCGATGGACAAGGTCACCAACAAGGTGTTCCTTCTCTCACCGCCCGATGTGGACGTCACCGCGGAAGACCGTCGGCGGATTGCCGAGGGCGGATTGTTTTTGCGGGGCTGA
- a CDS encoding DivIVA domain-containing protein, with product MSLTPADVHNVAFSKPPIGKRGYNEDEVDAFLDLVETELARLIEDNNELRQQMEQLDAELESTRSELDNAKANVGAPPMREEPSRRLAPVPPPQSAMEQTQAHSMVSDSTEPNVQAAKVLGLAQEMADRLTAEAKTESDGMLAEARTKSEQLLSDARAKSDSMVNEARTRVDTMLNDARTRAETLERQARDKATTLERESQRKYTETMNSLNSEKSGLGKKIEELRTIEREYRTRLRGFLESQLRELDDRGSAAPASASSNSGQSSGSTSGGQGYSFGPRAEAG from the coding sequence ATGTCGTTGACCCCCGCTGACGTGCATAACGTTGCGTTCAGCAAGCCGCCCATCGGCAAGAGGGGCTACAACGAGGACGAGGTGGACGCGTTCCTCGACCTGGTGGAGACCGAGCTGGCCCGCTTGATCGAAGACAACAACGAGCTGCGCCAGCAGATGGAGCAGCTCGACGCCGAACTCGAGTCGACTCGGAGCGAGCTCGACAACGCCAAGGCGAACGTCGGCGCGCCCCCGATGCGTGAAGAGCCGTCGCGCCGGCTTGCCCCGGTGCCGCCGCCGCAGTCCGCCATGGAGCAGACCCAGGCGCACTCGATGGTGAGCGACAGCACGGAGCCGAACGTGCAGGCCGCCAAGGTCCTGGGCCTGGCCCAGGAGATGGCCGACCGGCTGACCGCCGAGGCGAAGACCGAGTCCGACGGGATGCTGGCCGAGGCCCGCACCAAGTCCGAGCAGCTGCTTTCGGATGCCCGGGCGAAGTCCGACTCGATGGTCAACGAGGCCCGCACCCGCGTCGACACGATGCTGAACGATGCGCGGACCCGTGCCGAAACCCTGGAGCGCCAGGCGCGCGACAAGGCGACCACGCTGGAGCGCGAGTCCCAGCGGAAGTACACCGAGACGATGAACAGCCTGAACTCCGAGAAGAGCGGGCTGGGCAAGAAGATCGAAGAGCTGCGCACGATCGAGCGGGAGTACCGCACGAGGCTGCGCGGGTTCCTCGAGTCCCAGCTGCGCGAACTCGACGACCGCGGTTCCGCGGCCCCCGCGTCGGCGTCGTCGAACTCCGGGCAGTCGTCCGGTTCGACGAGCGGCGGCCAGGGCTACTCCTTCGGCCCGCGCGCCGAAGCCGGCTGA
- the pgeF gene encoding peptidoglycan editing factor PgeF, with protein MRVRRVVTTRAGGASRPPYDTFNLGDHVGDDEGNVFANRKRLAAELGLAEDELAWMEQVHGRTATIVDGSETTAAEATDALVTATPGVALVVLVADCVPILLADAEAGVVSAVHAGRVGTRVGVVAAAVEAMRKLGAEPHRIEALLGPAICGDCYEVPAAMAADVEKHVPGSACKTRTGTPGLDLRAGLWRQLADLGVGKIGVDPRCTNEDKTLFSYRRDGTTGRIAGITWIEA; from the coding sequence GTGCGGGTGCGGCGAGTGGTCACGACCAGGGCGGGCGGCGCGTCACGGCCCCCCTACGACACCTTCAACCTGGGCGACCACGTCGGCGACGACGAGGGCAACGTCTTCGCCAACCGCAAGCGCCTGGCCGCCGAGCTGGGCCTGGCCGAGGACGAGCTGGCCTGGATGGAGCAGGTCCACGGCCGCACGGCGACGATCGTGGACGGCTCGGAAACCACCGCGGCGGAGGCGACCGACGCCCTGGTGACCGCGACCCCGGGCGTCGCGCTCGTGGTGCTGGTCGCCGACTGCGTCCCGATCCTGCTGGCCGACGCCGAGGCCGGGGTGGTCTCGGCGGTGCACGCGGGCCGGGTGGGCACGCGGGTCGGCGTCGTCGCGGCCGCGGTCGAGGCCATGCGGAAGCTGGGCGCCGAGCCGCACCGGATCGAGGCCCTGCTCGGCCCGGCGATCTGCGGCGACTGCTACGAGGTCCCCGCCGCCATGGCCGCCGACGTCGAGAAACACGTCCCCGGCAGCGCGTGCAAGACCCGCACGGGCACCCCCGGCCTCGACCTGCGCGCCGGGCTCTGGCGGCAGCTGGCCGACCTCGGCGTCGGCAAGATCGGCGTCGACCCGCGCTGCACGAACGAGGACAAGACACTGTTCAGCTACCGGCGCGACGGGACCACCGGGCGGATCGCGGGCATCACCTGGATCGAGGCGTGA
- a CDS encoding ArsR/SmtB family transcription factor has translation MEGDADIARTAALFADPARVRVLLALADGRALAASVLAAEARLSAPGVSAHLAKLRAAGLVVAEKSGRHRFYRLAGPDTAELLETLARRSPSQPVTSLREGTRAEALRTARTCYDHLAGRLGVAVTSALLAHGALAGPGDTRRRPGDRISAPLREHPYTLGPAASAVFGSLGVDVDAVAAGRRPLLKFCVDWSEQRHHLAGALGAAVATRFLDAGWVRRRARAHRALRLTPEGSQALATHLGLADLAA, from the coding sequence GTGGAAGGTGACGCCGACATCGCGCGCACGGCCGCGCTGTTCGCGGACCCGGCCCGGGTCCGCGTGCTGCTCGCGCTCGCCGACGGCCGGGCGCTGGCGGCGTCCGTGCTGGCCGCCGAAGCGCGGCTGTCCGCGCCGGGCGTCAGCGCGCACCTGGCGAAGCTGCGGGCGGCGGGCCTGGTCGTCGCCGAGAAGTCGGGGCGCCACCGGTTCTACCGGCTGGCCGGCCCGGACACCGCAGAGCTGCTGGAGACGCTGGCCCGGCGTTCGCCGTCCCAGCCGGTGACGTCGTTGCGCGAAGGGACGCGGGCGGAGGCGCTGCGGACGGCCCGGACGTGCTACGACCACCTCGCGGGCCGGCTCGGGGTGGCGGTGACGTCGGCGTTGCTGGCCCACGGTGCTCTGGCCGGTCCCGGTGATACGCGACGGCGGCCGGGTGACCGGATTTCGGCTCCGCTGCGCGAACACCCGTACACGCTGGGTCCGGCGGCTTCCGCGGTGTTCGGCTCGCTGGGCGTGGACGTCGACGCGGTCGCGGCCGGACGACGTCCGCTGCTGAAGTTCTGCGTCGACTGGAGCGAGCAGCGGCACCACCTGGCGGGCGCGCTGGGCGCGGCGGTGGCGACCCGGTTCCTCGACGCGGGCTGGGTCCGGCGGCGAGCCCGGGCCCACCGCGCGCTGCGCCTGACCCCGGAAGGCTCCCAAGCCCTCGCCACTCACCTCGGCTTGGCAGACCTCGCCGCCTGA
- a CDS encoding YggS family pyridoxal phosphate-dependent enzyme, with the protein MTSRKAELAENLAEVEERIAAACRAAGRARDEVKLIAITKTFPASDVALLAELGVTDVGENRDQEAGPKAAEVAARLRWHMVGRLQRNKARSVVGWAHEVQSVDSARLADALAKAVHTERYSGKREEPLDVLIQASLDDDPGRGGCPLAELPALADHIAQSGELRLRGLMAVAPLGADPAAAFERLARAGESLRKDHPNAADVSAGMSHDLEQAITHGSTSVRVGTALLGGRGLASP; encoded by the coding sequence GTGACCTCCCGGAAGGCCGAGCTGGCCGAGAACCTGGCCGAGGTCGAGGAGCGGATCGCCGCCGCCTGCCGCGCCGCCGGGCGCGCGCGGGACGAGGTCAAGCTGATCGCGATCACGAAGACCTTCCCCGCGTCCGACGTCGCGCTGCTGGCCGAGCTCGGCGTCACCGACGTCGGCGAGAACCGCGACCAGGAGGCCGGGCCGAAGGCCGCCGAGGTCGCCGCCCGGCTGCGGTGGCACATGGTGGGCCGGCTGCAGCGGAACAAGGCGCGTTCCGTGGTCGGCTGGGCACACGAAGTGCAGTCCGTCGACTCCGCCCGGCTCGCCGACGCGCTCGCCAAGGCGGTGCACACCGAGCGTTACAGCGGTAAACGTGAGGAACCCCTCGACGTGCTGATCCAGGCCAGCCTCGACGACGACCCCGGACGCGGCGGCTGCCCGCTCGCCGAGCTCCCCGCGCTCGCTGACCACATCGCGCAGTCCGGAGAGCTGCGGCTTCGCGGCCTGATGGCCGTCGCGCCGCTGGGTGCGGACCCGGCCGCGGCCTTCGAACGGCTCGCTCGCGCGGGGGAGAGCCTCCGAAAAGATCACCCGAATGCCGCAGACGTCTCCGCCGGGATGAGCCATGATCTCGAGCAGGCGATCACGCACGGCTCGACCTCTGTGCGTGTCGGAACCGCGTTGCTCGGTGGACGCGGTTTAGCCTCGCCGTAG
- the ileS gene encoding isoleucine--tRNA ligase produces MYPQAQLGDGAGVPSQPSFPALEKQVLAYWESDRTFQATIDARPAGEKGENEYVFYDGPPFANGLPHYGHLLTGYVKDLVPRYQTMKGHKVERRFGWDTHGLPAELEAMRQLGITETSEIEEMGIAKFNAASQESVLRYTDEWREYVTRQARWVDFDNDYKTLDVTYMESVLWAFKRLWDKGLVYEGYRVLPYCWRDATPLSNHELGMDSDVYRNRQDPAVTVGFRLEGNGTELDGTYLLIWTTTPWTLPSNLATAVHPEVQYVVVESEGKRFLLAEARVAAYARELGEEPTVVAHYTGTQLLGTRYAPPFPYFLGTENAHQVLAADYVTTDDGTGIVHIAPAYGADDKVVTDAAGIPPVTPVDAHGKFDATVPDYEGQQVFDANPNIVRDLKNGTGSAARQGAVLLRHETYDHSYPHCWRCRNPLIYRAVSSWFVAVTQFKDRMVELNQQITWYPENVKDGQFGKWLENAIDWSISRNRYFGTPIPVWQSDDPAYPRTDVYGSLDELEADFGVRLDNLHRPYIDDLTRPNPDDPTGQSTMRRVPDVLDVWFDSGSMPYAQVHYPFENAEWFEHHYPSDFIVEYIGQTRGWFYLLHVLATALFDRPAFRTCVSHGIVLGSDGAKMSKSLRNYPDVNDVFERDGSDAMRWYLMASPILRGGNLVVTDKGIRDAVRQAVLPLWNSYYFLALYANAEGVEGKWRTDSPNVLDRYVLAKTHELVTDVEYAMDHYDVAGACQTVRDFLEVLTNWYVRRSRDRFWAGDQDAIDTLHTVLEVTSRVAAPLLPLTTEVVWRGLTGGRSVHLTDWPNANDLPADAALVTAMDRVRQVASSALSLRKANKLRVRLPLSSLVVAASDAETMGAFADILRDEVNVKAVELTTDVAAHGGFEVAVNARAAGPRLGKDVQTVIKAVKAGDWSFQGGAVVAAGIALQEGEFERRLVAKGGGAAAELPGGSGLVLIDTEVTPELAAEGLVRDLVRVVQQARRDAGLDVADRIALTIDAPADVVEAARTHEEFLASETLATSVTYGPVGEGFAGTVGDGTKVTVAVAKA; encoded by the coding sequence ATGTACCCCCAGGCCCAGCTTGGCGACGGCGCAGGAGTCCCGTCGCAGCCGTCGTTCCCCGCACTGGAGAAGCAGGTCCTCGCCTATTGGGAGAGCGACCGGACCTTCCAGGCGACGATCGACGCGCGCCCGGCCGGCGAAAAGGGCGAAAACGAGTACGTCTTCTACGACGGCCCGCCCTTCGCCAACGGCCTGCCGCACTACGGCCACCTGCTCACCGGGTACGTCAAGGACCTGGTGCCGCGCTACCAGACGATGAAGGGCCACAAGGTCGAGCGCCGCTTCGGCTGGGACACCCACGGCCTGCCCGCCGAGCTCGAAGCGATGCGGCAGCTCGGCATCACCGAGACGTCCGAGATCGAAGAGATGGGCATCGCGAAGTTCAACGCGGCTTCGCAGGAGTCCGTTCTCCGCTACACCGACGAGTGGCGCGAGTACGTCACCCGCCAGGCCCGCTGGGTCGACTTCGACAACGACTACAAGACCCTCGACGTCACCTACATGGAGTCGGTGCTCTGGGCCTTCAAACGCCTGTGGGACAAGGGACTCGTCTACGAGGGCTACCGCGTCCTCCCGTACTGCTGGCGTGACGCGACGCCGCTGTCCAACCACGAGCTCGGCATGGATTCCGACGTCTACCGCAACCGCCAGGACCCGGCCGTCACGGTCGGTTTCCGCCTGGAGGGCAACGGGACCGAGCTCGACGGCACCTATCTGCTGATCTGGACGACGACGCCGTGGACGCTGCCGTCGAACCTCGCCACGGCCGTGCACCCGGAGGTGCAGTACGTCGTCGTGGAGAGCGAGGGCAAGCGGTTCCTGCTCGCCGAAGCGCGGGTTGCCGCGTACGCGCGTGAGCTCGGCGAAGAGCCGACGGTGGTCGCGCACTACACCGGCACGCAGCTGCTCGGAACCCGTTACGCCCCACCGTTCCCGTACTTCCTCGGCACCGAGAACGCCCACCAGGTGCTGGCCGCCGACTACGTCACCACCGACGACGGCACCGGGATCGTCCACATCGCCCCGGCCTACGGCGCCGACGACAAGGTCGTCACCGACGCCGCGGGCATCCCGCCGGTCACGCCGGTCGACGCGCACGGCAAGTTCGACGCGACCGTGCCGGACTACGAGGGCCAGCAGGTCTTCGACGCCAACCCGAACATCGTGCGGGACCTCAAGAACGGCACCGGATCCGCGGCGCGGCAGGGCGCGGTCCTGTTGCGGCACGAGACCTACGACCACAGCTACCCGCACTGCTGGCGCTGCCGGAACCCGCTGATCTACCGCGCGGTCTCGTCGTGGTTCGTCGCGGTGACGCAGTTCAAGGACCGGATGGTCGAGCTCAACCAGCAGATCACCTGGTACCCGGAGAACGTCAAGGACGGCCAGTTCGGGAAGTGGCTGGAGAACGCCATCGACTGGTCGATCTCCCGCAACCGGTACTTCGGCACGCCGATCCCGGTGTGGCAGTCCGACGACCCGGCGTACCCGCGCACCGACGTCTACGGCTCGCTCGACGAGCTCGAGGCCGACTTCGGCGTGCGGCTGGACAACCTGCACCGGCCCTACATCGACGACCTGACCCGGCCGAACCCGGACGACCCGACCGGCCAGTCGACGATGCGCCGCGTCCCGGACGTCCTCGACGTCTGGTTCGACTCGGGCTCGATGCCGTACGCCCAGGTGCACTACCCCTTCGAGAACGCCGAGTGGTTCGAACACCACTACCCGAGCGACTTCATCGTCGAGTACATCGGGCAGACCCGCGGCTGGTTCTACCTGCTGCACGTGCTGGCGACGGCGCTGTTCGACCGGCCGGCGTTCCGCACCTGCGTCTCGCACGGCATCGTGCTGGGCTCGGACGGCGCGAAGATGTCCAAGTCGCTGCGCAACTACCCGGACGTCAACGACGTCTTCGAGCGCGACGGCTCCGACGCCATGCGCTGGTACCTGATGGCGAGCCCGATCCTGCGCGGCGGCAACCTCGTCGTCACCGACAAGGGCATCCGCGACGCCGTCCGCCAGGCCGTGCTGCCGCTGTGGAACTCGTACTACTTCCTCGCGCTGTACGCGAACGCCGAAGGCGTGGAAGGCAAGTGGCGCACGGATTCGCCGAACGTGCTCGACCGGTACGTCCTGGCGAAGACGCACGAGCTGGTCACCGACGTCGAATACGCGATGGACCACTACGACGTCGCGGGCGCGTGCCAGACCGTCCGGGACTTCCTCGAGGTCCTGACGAACTGGTACGTCCGCCGCTCGCGTGATCGCTTCTGGGCGGGCGACCAGGACGCGATCGACACGCTGCACACCGTGCTGGAGGTGACTTCGCGGGTGGCGGCACCGCTGCTGCCGCTGACCACCGAGGTCGTCTGGCGCGGGCTCACCGGCGGCCGTTCGGTGCACCTGACCGACTGGCCGAACGCCAACGACCTGCCCGCGGACGCGGCGCTGGTGACGGCGATGGACCGGGTGCGGCAGGTGGCGTCGTCGGCGCTGTCGCTGCGGAAGGCGAACAAGCTGCGCGTGCGGCTGCCGCTGTCGTCACTGGTCGTGGCGGCTTCGGACGCCGAAACGATGGGCGCCTTCGCCGACATCCTGCGGGACGAGGTGAACGTCAAGGCGGTCGAGCTGACCACCGACGTCGCCGCGCACGGCGGGTTCGAGGTCGCGGTGAACGCCCGCGCCGCCGGCCCGCGCCTGGGCAAGGACGTCCAGACGGTGATCAAGGCCGTCAAGGCGGGGGACTGGTCGTTCCAGGGCGGCGCCGTGGTCGCGGCCGGGATCGCCTTGCAGGAAGGCGAGTTCGAACGCCGGCTGGTCGCCAAGGGCGGCGGCGCGGCGGCGGAGCTGCCCGGCGGGTCCGGGCTGGTCCTGATCGACACCGAGGTGACGCCGGAACTGGCGGCCGAGGGCCTGGTCCGCGACCTGGTCCGGGTCGTGCAGCAGGCCCGCCGGGACGCCGGGCTCGACGTCGCCGACCGGATCGCGCTCACCATCGACGCGCCCGCCGACGTCGTCGAAGCGGCTCGGACGCACGAGGAGTTCCTGGCGTCGGAGACGCTGGCGACGTCGGTGACCTACGGCCCGGTCGGCGAGGGCTTCGCCGGCACGGTCGGCGACGGCACGAAGGTCACCGTGGCGGTGGCGAAAGCATGA